In one Chryseobacterium camelliae genomic region, the following are encoded:
- a CDS encoding glycoside hydrolase family 13 protein, with amino-acid sequence MKKIGAIIALSAAAFAFSQRPLEKVEPAFWWKGMKNPELQILVYGKDIAKNKIELSDHVQIKDIQKVENPNYVFITVNTAEINVPDFKITIKNGNKNIESYTYELKQRNPNSAARSSFTSKDVVYLIMPDRFANGNEKNDSTPDLTEKADRSLPNGRHGGDLRGIINNLDYIQSLGATAVWLTPVNEDNEKIYSYHGYAQTDLYKIDGRYGTNEEYKELSQKLNQRNMKLVMDYVTNHWGASHWMIRDLPSKDWIHWFNEGEKGFRRSNYKTTTQFDTNAAEIDKKLALDGWFDTTMPDINQKNPLVLKYLTQNAIWWIEYAELGGFRVDTYPYNDKEAMAKWAKEITDEYPDFNIVGETWLYTAGQISAWQKDSKTGEAANYNSYLPSVMDFMLYADLPKALKEKEGWDSGLVKIYNVFTSDFLYPDINKVMVFLENHDTERWNEIFNADPKDYKLGLTLISTVRGIPQIYYGSEIGMRGDKNKGGDADIRRDFPGGWKSDRQNAFNLSSQTPEQKEFYQFTQKLLNWRKRTEVIHTGKTKNFIPQNNVFVYFRYNEKESVMVVLNNSEKQETLDLKRFSESLNGFSKGKDIILDKEFSIQNTLTVPAKTSMVLELK; translated from the coding sequence ATGAAAAAAATAGGCGCAATTATTGCACTTTCGGCAGCCGCATTCGCTTTTTCTCAAAGACCTTTAGAAAAGGTTGAACCGGCCTTCTGGTGGAAAGGAATGAAGAATCCCGAACTTCAGATTTTGGTGTACGGAAAAGATATTGCCAAAAATAAAATTGAACTCTCAGACCATGTTCAGATAAAAGATATTCAGAAAGTTGAAAACCCGAACTATGTCTTTATTACCGTAAATACCGCTGAAATCAATGTCCCGGATTTTAAGATTACAATTAAAAATGGGAACAAAAATATAGAATCTTATACTTACGAGCTAAAACAAAGAAACCCAAATTCGGCAGCCAGGTCTTCGTTTACGTCTAAAGACGTGGTGTATTTAATTATGCCCGATCGTTTTGCAAACGGAAACGAAAAAAATGATTCAACTCCCGATTTAACCGAAAAAGCGGATAGAAGCCTTCCAAATGGTCGTCATGGTGGGGATTTAAGAGGAATTATCAATAATCTTGATTATATCCAAAGCTTAGGAGCGACTGCAGTATGGCTGACTCCGGTGAATGAAGACAACGAAAAAATCTATTCATATCATGGCTATGCCCAGACCGATCTGTACAAGATCGATGGGCGTTATGGGACTAATGAAGAATATAAAGAGCTCTCCCAAAAATTAAATCAACGGAATATGAAGCTGGTGATGGATTACGTAACCAATCATTGGGGAGCTTCACATTGGATGATCCGGGATTTACCGTCAAAAGACTGGATTCATTGGTTTAACGAAGGCGAAAAAGGATTCAGGCGTTCCAATTATAAAACAACGACACAGTTTGATACCAATGCTGCTGAAATAGATAAAAAACTGGCATTAGACGGATGGTTTGATACCACAATGCCAGATATTAATCAGAAAAATCCCCTGGTTTTAAAATATTTGACTCAAAATGCAATCTGGTGGATAGAATATGCTGAATTAGGGGGCTTCCGGGTAGATACCTATCCGTACAACGACAAAGAAGCAATGGCAAAATGGGCAAAAGAAATCACCGATGAATATCCGGATTTTAATATAGTAGGAGAAACTTGGTTGTATACTGCAGGTCAAATTTCCGCCTGGCAAAAAGATTCAAAAACAGGAGAAGCTGCAAATTACAATTCTTATTTGCCTTCTGTCATGGATTTTATGCTGTATGCGGACTTGCCGAAAGCATTGAAGGAAAAAGAAGGCTGGGATTCAGGATTAGTGAAGATCTACAATGTTTTTACAAGCGATTTTTTGTATCCGGATATCAATAAGGTCATGGTCTTCTTAGAAAATCACGATACGGAAAGATGGAATGAGATTTTCAACGCAGATCCCAAAGATTATAAACTGGGGCTGACTTTAATTTCTACCGTTCGCGGAATTCCGCAGATTTATTATGGTTCCGAAATAGGAATGCGTGGCGATAAAAATAAAGGTGGAGATGCGGATATCAGAAGAGATTTTCCTGGCGGCTGGAAATCTGATCGGCAAAATGCCTTTAATCTTTCTTCTCAGACTCCTGAACAAAAAGAATTTTATCAGTTCACACAGAAGTTATTGAACTGGAGAAAAAGAACTGAAGTGATTCATACCGGAAAAACTAAAAATTTTATTCCTCAGAACAATGTTTTTGTCTATTTTAGATATAACGAAAAAGAGAGTGTGATGGTGGTGCTGAATAATAGTGAAAAACAGGAAACATTGGATTTAAAACGTTTTTCGGAATCATTGAATGGATTCTCAAAAGGAAAAGATATAATCCTGGATAAAGAATTTTCAATACAGAATACGTTAACGGTACCGGCAAAAACTTCAATGGTTCTTGAATTGAAATAA
- a CDS encoding MFS transporter codes for MLSRNATGKLGKKKKPDLSMLRIINMSMGFLGIQMAFGLQNANASRILANFGADVHELSWFWLVAPVTGLIVQPVIGHMGDNTWNPMGRRKPYFLIGTLFCAIGLVMLPNAASVTQMMVANVLLLAVIFLALMDASINVAMEPFRALVGDMLPKHQGTIGFSVQTILIGIGAVIGSYLPDWLTGLGFSNIAAEGFVAENVIYSFYTGAFFLLLTILYTIFTTKEYSPQEFAEFEGDKEFEEKPSKFSGIFKDFSNIPAQMKKLGAVQFFSWFALFTMWVFTTSALATHHLGLSPEDTHSKEFNDAGDLTGKLFGMYNLWAVPFAFLLTPLAKRIGKKQTHAVALTSGGIGLILLYFIKDVSLLWISMVGLGFAWASILAMPYAMLVEVIPQKKMGVYMGIFNFFIVIPQIINGLLGGPVVSSIFGKQAIYYVVIGGICMVLGAVLTMIFIKSEDETPREVEEDIKQVHF; via the coding sequence ATGCTGAGTAGAAACGCTACTGGTAAATTGGGGAAAAAGAAAAAACCTGATCTGTCGATGCTTCGGATCATCAATATGAGCATGGGTTTTTTGGGGATTCAGATGGCTTTTGGCTTGCAGAATGCAAACGCAAGTCGGATTTTAGCCAACTTCGGGGCAGATGTTCATGAATTATCCTGGTTTTGGCTGGTGGCACCGGTTACGGGCTTGATAGTTCAGCCGGTTATTGGTCATATGGGCGATAATACCTGGAATCCGATGGGAAGAAGAAAGCCTTATTTTTTAATCGGGACACTTTTTTGTGCAATCGGTCTGGTAATGCTCCCTAATGCTGCTTCCGTTACGCAAATGATGGTTGCGAATGTATTATTGTTGGCTGTAATATTCTTGGCACTGATGGATGCTTCAATTAATGTGGCTATGGAGCCTTTTCGTGCTTTGGTAGGAGATATGCTGCCGAAACATCAGGGAACGATAGGGTTTTCAGTGCAAACGATTTTAATCGGAATAGGAGCGGTTATCGGCTCTTATTTACCCGATTGGTTAACGGGATTGGGATTCTCCAATATAGCAGCAGAAGGTTTTGTAGCGGAAAATGTTATTTACTCATTTTATACAGGTGCGTTTTTTCTTTTATTAACGATACTTTATACCATTTTTACAACAAAAGAATATTCACCCCAGGAGTTTGCAGAATTCGAAGGGGACAAAGAATTTGAGGAAAAACCGTCGAAATTTTCGGGTATTTTTAAAGATTTTTCCAATATTCCGGCTCAGATGAAAAAACTGGGTGCTGTTCAGTTTTTCTCATGGTTTGCACTGTTTACCATGTGGGTATTTACAACAAGTGCTTTGGCAACCCATCATTTAGGGCTTTCTCCTGAAGATACCCATTCAAAAGAATTTAATGATGCCGGAGATTTAACGGGGAAGCTGTTCGGAATGTACAATCTTTGGGCGGTCCCATTTGCATTTCTGTTAACGCCGCTTGCCAAGCGGATCGGGAAAAAACAAACCCATGCTGTGGCATTGACATCCGGAGGAATTGGGCTGATTTTACTCTACTTTATTAAAGATGTCAGTCTCCTTTGGATCTCAATGGTCGGGCTTGGTTTCGCTTGGGCAAGTATTTTAGCAATGCCTTATGCAATGCTGGTTGAAGTGATTCCTCAGAAGAAGATGGGAGTTTATATGGGAATTTTCAATTTTTTCATCGTAATTCCCCAAATTATTAATGGTCTTTTGGGTGGTCCTGTTGTGAGCAGTATTTTTGGAAAACAGGCAATTTATTATGTGGTCATTGGAGGAATATGCATGGTATTGGGAGCTGTTTTAACCATGATTTTTATTAAATCGGAAGACGAAACACCAAGAGAAGTGGAAGAGGATATTAAGCAGGTGCATTTTTAA
- a CDS encoding aspartate kinase, producing the protein MKVLKFGGTSVGSPERIEQLLPIISSQIADRHLVVLSAVSGTTNDLVTLSALYAKKDIQAAHAHIDMLYRQYTQFIQQLFKTEEGILEATAFIDKVFDLFYQFKNKHFTLAAERIILAQGEIISTTLFHLHLKEIEVSSALLPALDFMLTDENNEPNIDYIREHLSREISKYPEEKLFITQGYICKNAQGEIDNLRRGGSDYTASLVGAALQVEEIQIWTDIDGFHNNDPRYVPNTQSIAQLNFDEAAELSYFGAKILHPQSVFPARKYNVPVRLLDTMNPDAKGTLISGETTNQNQIVAIAAKDGITAIRIQSSRMLMAYGFLRKVFEIFERFKTPIDMITTSEVAVSLTIDETGFLSEIVKELELFSTVEIDHDQSIICIVGDFRKSHHGYASIVSEAVKHIPIRMISYGGSENNISLLVPSVHKIEALRSLHNRLF; encoded by the coding sequence ATGAAAGTTTTAAAATTTGGAGGTACTTCGGTAGGAAGCCCGGAAAGAATTGAGCAGTTATTACCTATTATCAGTTCCCAAATCGCAGACCGACATTTGGTTGTTTTATCCGCTGTATCCGGAACCACCAATGACCTGGTCACTTTGTCTGCGTTATATGCAAAGAAAGATATTCAGGCTGCCCATGCACACATTGACATGCTTTACAGACAGTATACACAATTCATTCAACAATTATTTAAGACAGAGGAAGGTATTTTAGAAGCCACAGCGTTTATTGATAAAGTTTTTGACCTGTTTTACCAGTTTAAGAATAAGCATTTCACCTTAGCTGCCGAACGAATTATCCTGGCTCAAGGCGAGATCATCTCCACTACTCTATTTCACCTGCATTTAAAAGAAATTGAAGTGTCTTCAGCCTTATTACCCGCACTGGATTTTATGCTGACCGACGAAAACAATGAACCAAACATTGACTATATCCGCGAACACTTAAGCAGGGAAATTTCAAAATACCCAGAGGAAAAGCTGTTTATCACCCAAGGCTATATCTGTAAAAATGCTCAGGGTGAAATCGATAATCTCAGAAGAGGAGGTTCGGATTATACTGCCTCATTAGTAGGTGCCGCCCTGCAAGTTGAGGAGATCCAGATCTGGACCGATATTGACGGGTTTCATAATAATGATCCGAGATATGTACCGAATACTCAATCCATTGCCCAGCTTAATTTTGATGAAGCAGCCGAACTGTCGTACTTCGGAGCGAAAATCCTGCATCCCCAAAGTGTTTTCCCGGCCAGAAAATACAATGTTCCTGTACGGCTATTGGATACGATGAATCCTGATGCAAAGGGTACGCTGATCTCGGGAGAAACCACCAATCAAAACCAGATTGTAGCTATTGCTGCTAAAGATGGCATTACCGCCATCCGTATTCAATCTTCCCGAATGTTAATGGCATATGGTTTTTTGAGAAAGGTTTTTGAAATTTTTGAACGTTTCAAAACTCCTATTGATATGATCACGACTTCTGAAGTAGCGGTTTCGCTTACCATTGATGAAACCGGGTTTCTTTCTGAAATCGTAAAAGAGCTGGAACTGTTTTCGACGGTAGAAATCGACCATGATCAATCTATCATCTGCATTGTCGGGGATTTCAGAAAAAGCCATCATGGCTATGCCAGTATAGTTTCGGAAGCAGTAAAACATATCCCTATCAGAATGATCTCCTACGGAGGAAGCGAAAATAATATTTCCTTATTGGTTCCTTCCGTTCACAAGATTGAAGCATTAAGATCTTTACACAACAGGTTATTTTAA
- a CDS encoding DUF6660 family protein: MYLFRLLLTFYFVALSIMPCNDVAAKQLNNTPNFTYINNPEEHSHVSNDACSPLCFCNCCQITVTSFKIEPIITFPEQVRNYFSKKIFFQKNDFAYLVYDQIWQPPKI, from the coding sequence ATGTATCTATTCAGATTGCTTTTAACATTCTATTTTGTGGCGTTATCAATTATGCCATGCAATGATGTTGCCGCTAAGCAACTGAATAATACTCCGAATTTTACGTACATCAACAACCCGGAAGAACATTCCCATGTAAGCAATGATGCCTGTTCTCCGCTATGTTTTTGTAATTGTTGCCAGATAACGGTAACCTCTTTTAAAATTGAACCGATCATTACCTTTCCAGAGCAGGTTCGAAACTATTTTTCAAAGAAAATCTTTTTCCAGAAAAATGACTTTGCTTATTTGGTGTACGATCAGATCTGGCAGCCTCCTAAGATTTAA
- a CDS encoding CusA/CzcA family heavy metal efflux RND transporter: MLDKIIRLSIKNKIVIGIMTLILIIWGIWSASKLPIDAVPDITNNQVQIITVCPTLAGQEVEQLVTFPIEQSIANIPDIEETRSISRFGLSVITVVFKENADIYFARQLIGEQLKQAVEEIPKGVGTPELAPVSTGLGEVYQYILHPKKGSEKKYTSKELRTMQDWIVRRQLNGTPGVAEINSFGGELKQYEVAVNPDRLKAMGISITDIFTALEKNNQNTGGAYIDKKPNAYFIRGIGMVTSIEDIKNIAVKNETGSVPIFIKDVANVGLGHATRYGALTYNGEVDAVGGVVMMLKGANSNEVVQRIKDKIPTIQKSLPDDVVIEPFLDRTDLVGRAINTVEKNLIEGALIVIFMLVLFLGNLRAGLIVASAIPLSLLFALGMMNVFGVSANLMSLGAIDFGLIVDGAVIIVEATLHHLGLRKTTGILSQSEMDEEVFLSASKIRSSAAFGEIIILIVYIPILTLAGVEGKMFTPMAKTVGFAILGALILSLTYIPMMSALFLSKKISHKETFSDKMMNKLQKIYQPLLEKALKIKYALVGGTIALFVVSIFIFNRMGGEFIPQLQEGDYAFHCILPQGSSLSQSIETSMQASRIIKQFDEVKMVIGKTGSAEVPTDPMPPEASDLIIVLKPKEEWKSKKSYEELADEISEKLETIPGVFFEKNQPIQMRFNELMTGIRQDVAVKIFGENLDSLAMYANKTAKIISSVEGATSPQIERVSGLPQINVEYDRTRMANYGLNIEEVNNALSTAFAGQTAGQVFENERRFDLVVRLDSLHRTNIEDVNNLMISTSSGAQIPLSQVANVSYKLGPAQISREEGKRRIVIGFNVKDRDVESVVKDIQAKLDTMKLPSGYYFTYGGQFENLQAASQRLMIAVPVSLLLIFMLLYFTFHSFKQAALIFTAIPMSAIGGVFALLVRDMPFSISAGIGFIALFGVAVLNGIVLIGTFNQLEKDGETNMIKRVIEGTKTRLRPVLMTATVASLGFLPMAISTGAGAEVQKPLATVVIGGLITATFLTLFVLPMLYIIFNTKVNVKKIKPKSVTTVIILGFLCFGQAFKAQQGTSLTAEQAVQMALSNNDLIKSKDLDIKASEALQPTAKELPKLSVDAQLGQYNSKKFDQSFSISQNIPFPTLFKARKELIAEEIKGKQIHKEISANELAKQVRTYYYQIEYLQYNQLQLKKLDSLYQDFIRIATVRFKAGDIKKIEINTAETQKGEISLLLKQNEVYLINAYKNLKTLLNTSEEITVPANKSYYPLKADDVLDSLSIAKHPTVRAFYQEMEIAEKNKNVEKSQGLPEFTIGYTNQSLIGFQTINGMEQYFNGGNRFHSGTIGVSIPLTFGATKARMQSWEFQKQMAESNAKLQSKQLETLLENAFNQYLQNVKQYEYYVDQAIPNAEKIIKAGQLGYKTGEISYVEYLFALQTATNIQLKYLESIQQVNESVIIINSIINK, from the coding sequence ATGTTAGATAAAATCATAAGATTGAGCATCAAAAATAAGATTGTCATTGGAATAATGACTTTGATACTGATCATCTGGGGTATTTGGAGCGCCTCAAAATTACCGATTGATGCCGTACCAGACATCACCAACAATCAGGTACAGATTATTACCGTGTGTCCTACATTGGCGGGGCAGGAAGTGGAACAGCTGGTAACATTTCCCATCGAACAAAGTATTGCCAATATTCCGGATATAGAAGAAACGAGAAGTATTTCAAGGTTCGGATTATCTGTGATTACGGTTGTTTTCAAAGAAAATGCAGATATCTATTTTGCCCGTCAGTTAATTGGCGAACAGCTGAAACAGGCGGTTGAAGAAATCCCGAAAGGAGTTGGGACGCCTGAGTTGGCGCCAGTAAGTACCGGGTTGGGAGAAGTATACCAATACATTCTACATCCGAAAAAAGGAAGCGAGAAAAAATATACCAGCAAAGAACTGAGAACCATGCAGGACTGGATCGTCCGTAGACAATTGAACGGAACACCTGGAGTGGCAGAAATCAACAGTTTTGGAGGTGAACTCAAGCAATATGAAGTAGCCGTCAACCCGGATCGTCTGAAAGCGATGGGGATCAGTATTACTGATATTTTCACGGCACTGGAAAAAAACAATCAGAATACGGGGGGAGCGTATATTGATAAAAAGCCGAATGCCTATTTCATCAGGGGAATTGGTATGGTAACCTCAATAGAGGATATCAAAAATATTGCTGTAAAAAATGAAACAGGAAGTGTTCCTATTTTTATAAAAGATGTGGCCAACGTAGGGCTTGGTCATGCAACCCGTTATGGCGCTCTTACTTACAACGGGGAAGTTGATGCGGTAGGAGGAGTTGTCATGATGCTGAAAGGTGCCAACAGTAATGAGGTCGTACAAAGAATAAAAGATAAAATTCCTACGATTCAGAAATCGCTTCCTGATGATGTGGTTATTGAGCCGTTTCTGGACAGGACGGATTTGGTAGGTAGGGCAATTAACACAGTAGAGAAAAATTTAATTGAAGGAGCCTTAATCGTCATATTTATGTTGGTGCTTTTTTTGGGAAACCTCAGAGCCGGATTAATTGTGGCTTCGGCAATACCGCTTTCTCTTTTGTTTGCCTTGGGAATGATGAATGTTTTCGGAGTGAGTGCTAATTTAATGAGTTTGGGAGCAATTGATTTTGGGCTGATTGTAGACGGAGCGGTGATTATTGTGGAAGCAACCCTTCATCACTTAGGACTAAGAAAAACAACAGGAATACTGTCCCAATCCGAAATGGATGAGGAAGTTTTCTTATCCGCTTCAAAAATCAGGAGCAGTGCAGCTTTTGGAGAAATTATAATTCTTATTGTTTACATTCCTATTTTAACATTAGCAGGCGTAGAAGGAAAAATGTTTACGCCTATGGCGAAAACGGTAGGTTTTGCAATTTTAGGAGCTTTGATTCTATCACTGACTTATATTCCGATGATGAGTGCTTTATTTTTATCTAAAAAAATATCTCATAAAGAGACTTTTTCCGATAAAATGATGAACAAGCTGCAAAAAATCTATCAACCGTTATTGGAAAAAGCGTTGAAGATAAAATATGCTTTAGTGGGAGGAACAATCGCTTTATTTGTGGTATCGATTTTTATATTCAACAGAATGGGAGGTGAATTTATTCCCCAATTACAGGAGGGAGATTATGCTTTCCACTGTATTCTTCCGCAGGGAAGCTCACTGAGCCAAAGTATTGAAACTTCAATGCAGGCTTCAAGAATCATCAAACAATTTGACGAAGTAAAAATGGTAATCGGAAAAACCGGATCAGCAGAAGTTCCCACAGATCCGATGCCGCCGGAAGCTTCGGATTTGATCATTGTTTTAAAACCAAAAGAGGAATGGAAAAGTAAAAAATCCTATGAGGAATTAGCCGATGAGATTTCCGAAAAGCTGGAAACCATTCCTGGTGTTTTTTTTGAGAAGAATCAACCGATCCAAATGCGTTTTAATGAATTGATGACCGGGATCAGACAGGATGTTGCCGTGAAGATCTTTGGGGAGAATTTGGATTCGCTGGCAATGTATGCAAATAAAACCGCAAAAATAATTTCTTCGGTTGAAGGGGCAACTTCACCGCAGATTGAGCGGGTAAGCGGTCTTCCGCAGATCAATGTGGAATACGACAGAACCAGAATGGCGAATTACGGACTGAATATTGAAGAGGTCAATAATGCGTTAAGCACCGCTTTTGCTGGGCAGACTGCAGGTCAGGTTTTCGAGAACGAAAGAAGATTTGATTTGGTGGTGCGTTTAGACAGTCTCCACAGAACGAATATTGAAGATGTGAATAACCTGATGATTTCTACCAGTTCAGGAGCGCAGATTCCGCTTTCTCAGGTGGCGAATGTGAGTTACAAATTAGGACCTGCCCAAATCAGCCGTGAAGAAGGAAAACGTAGAATTGTGATTGGGTTTAATGTGAAAGACCGTGATGTGGAAAGTGTTGTCAAAGATATTCAGGCAAAACTGGATACAATGAAATTACCATCAGGATATTATTTCACGTATGGAGGTCAGTTTGAAAATCTGCAGGCAGCAAGCCAACGACTAATGATTGCGGTACCGGTTTCGTTATTGTTGATTTTTATGCTGCTGTATTTTACATTTCATTCCTTTAAACAGGCGGCATTGATCTTTACAGCGATTCCGATGAGTGCAATAGGGGGAGTTTTTGCTTTATTAGTCAGAGATATGCCTTTCAGTATCAGTGCCGGAATAGGATTTATCGCCCTATTTGGTGTGGCCGTTCTCAACGGAATTGTTCTGATCGGAACTTTCAATCAACTGGAAAAAGATGGAGAAACCAATATGATAAAACGTGTCATTGAAGGTACAAAAACGAGATTGCGACCTGTATTGATGACGGCAACTGTTGCTTCATTAGGATTTTTACCAATGGCAATTTCTACAGGAGCCGGAGCGGAAGTTCAGAAGCCTTTGGCAACGGTGGTGATTGGAGGTTTGATTACGGCTACTTTCCTTACGCTGTTCGTTTTACCGATGCTCTATATTATTTTTAATACAAAAGTGAATGTAAAAAAGATAAAACCTAAATCAGTAACCACGGTGATCATATTAGGATTTTTATGCTTTGGCCAGGCTTTTAAAGCACAGCAGGGAACCTCTTTAACCGCGGAACAGGCTGTACAAATGGCATTGAGCAACAATGATCTGATCAAATCAAAAGACCTGGATATCAAAGCGAGTGAAGCCTTACAACCTACGGCTAAAGAACTTCCAAAATTGAGTGTGGATGCACAATTAGGGCAATATAACAGTAAAAAGTTTGATCAGTCTTTTTCGATCTCGCAAAACATTCCGTTTCCGACTTTGTTTAAAGCCAGAAAAGAGCTGATTGCTGAAGAGATTAAAGGAAAACAGATTCATAAAGAAATCTCTGCCAATGAACTGGCAAAACAGGTCAGAACCTATTATTACCAGATTGAATATTTACAGTACAATCAGCTGCAGCTGAAAAAGCTGGATAGCCTGTATCAGGATTTTATAAGAATAGCGACGGTAAGATTTAAAGCCGGGGATATTAAAAAGATAGAGATTAATACGGCGGAAACCCAAAAAGGAGAAATTAGCCTGTTGCTGAAGCAAAATGAGGTATATCTTATCAATGCCTATAAAAATTTAAAAACATTGCTTAATACTTCAGAAGAGATTACAGTTCCCGCCAATAAAAGTTATTACCCTCTGAAAGCAGATGATGTTCTTGACAGTCTTTCAATTGCAAAACATCCTACCGTGAGAGCATTCTATCAGGAAATGGAGATTGCGGAAAAAAACAAGAATGTTGAAAAATCTCAGGGACTTCCGGAATTCACGATCGGGTATACCAATCAGTCTTTAATTGGTTTTCAGACGATCAATGGAATGGAGCAGTATTTCAATGGTGGAAACCGGTTTCATTCTGGAACGATAGGAGTTTCTATTCCTTTGACTTTCGGAGCTACCAAAGCGAGAATGCAATCCTGGGAATTTCAGAAGCAAATGGCTGAATCCAATGCAAAATTGCAATCAAAGCAATTGGAGACTCTTTTGGAAAACGCGTTCAACCAATACTTGCAGAATGTAAAACAATATGAGTATTACGTTGATCAGGCGATTCCGAATGCCGAGAAAATTATAAAAGCCGGGCAATTAGGATATAAAACAGGTGAAATATCCTATGTGGAATATCTTTTCGCTCTGCAAACCGCGACTAATATTCAGCTGAAATATCTGGAATCTATTCAGCAGGTGAATGAATCTGTAATTATTATCAATTCCATAATTAATAAATAA
- a CDS encoding efflux RND transporter periplasmic adaptor subunit encodes MNIKYHIIALVFILVFVTSCGKKAAVEKNGEQPKTEQKEENHEETPQTIAELTEEQMKSVGVSLATIEMKELTSTIKANGLLRVPNNRKATVTSLYGGVIKTINVQIGDFVKKGQVLVTISNPEYIQLQEQYLTVNSRITYAEQEYRRQKELFDNDAGAKKNLQSADAELKSLRTQRSSLQRQLQMMGISPGKVTNANLRSGLVITSPISGTVSKINAQIGSYVDVSSPVLDVIDNNSIHLDLQIFEKDLPKMKIGQIVHFKLTNNPETEYDAKIYSIGSSFENESKTISVHANVTGNKEGLIDGMNITGIVSLDKSVTPAIPNEAIVEADGKYYVFVQTDKKSGSHEEEKNHGKETKEHSETMSFKKIEVVKGSTDMGYTAITPVNNIAPDAKIVVKGAFFVNAKLSNSGEHGH; translated from the coding sequence ATGAACATTAAATATCATATCATCGCTCTTGTATTCATCTTAGTTTTTGTAACAAGCTGTGGAAAAAAAGCCGCTGTGGAGAAAAACGGGGAACAACCCAAAACAGAGCAGAAAGAAGAAAATCATGAAGAAACTCCCCAAACAATCGCAGAACTGACGGAGGAGCAAATGAAATCGGTGGGAGTGAGTCTGGCAACGATTGAAATGAAAGAGCTTACCTCAACTATTAAAGCCAATGGTCTGTTAAGAGTTCCTAACAACAGAAAAGCAACGGTAACTTCTTTATATGGAGGAGTCATTAAAACGATCAATGTTCAGATCGGTGACTTTGTGAAAAAAGGTCAGGTCTTGGTTACCATAAGCAATCCGGAATATATTCAGCTGCAGGAACAATATTTGACCGTAAACAGTAGGATTACGTATGCAGAACAGGAATACAGAAGACAAAAAGAGCTTTTCGATAATGATGCAGGAGCGAAAAAGAATCTTCAGAGTGCAGATGCTGAATTAAAAAGCTTAAGAACTCAGAGATCGTCTTTACAAAGGCAACTTCAGATGATGGGAATAAGCCCGGGAAAAGTAACGAATGCTAATTTACGGTCAGGATTGGTCATAACGTCTCCGATCAGTGGAACGGTTAGTAAAATTAATGCACAGATAGGAAGTTATGTAGATGTGTCCTCTCCTGTGTTGGATGTTATTGATAACAATTCAATCCATCTTGATCTTCAGATATTTGAAAAAGATTTGCCGAAAATGAAAATCGGGCAGATCGTTCATTTTAAGCTGACCAATAATCCTGAAACGGAATATGATGCAAAAATATACAGTATCGGTTCTTCTTTTGAAAATGAAAGCAAAACAATCTCGGTTCATGCCAATGTTACAGGGAATAAAGAAGGATTGATCGACGGAATGAATATCACCGGAATTGTGAGCCTGGATAAATCGGTTACTCCTGCAATTCCCAATGAGGCAATCGTAGAAGCAGACGGAAAATATTATGTTTTTGTACAGACTGATAAAAAATCAGGATCCCATGAAGAAGAAAAAAATCACGGTAAAGAAACGAAAGAACATTCAGAAACAATGAGTTTTAAAAAAATAGAAGTGGTGAAAGGATCTACGGATATGGGCTATACCGCAATCACTCCGGTAAATAATATTGCTCCGGATGCAAAAATTGTGGTAAAAGGAGCCTTTTTTGTGAATGCAAAACTGTCTAATTCAGGAGAACACGGGCATTAA